In Phaeobacter gallaeciensis DSM 26640, a genomic segment contains:
- a CDS encoding portal protein, producing the protein MTNDKILKLARSRMAEAIEADRENREEALDDLEKLVGKQWPDDIRKEREAEGKPCLTMNRMPQFVRQVTGDIRRMNPAINVMPADEGASSETAEIYEGLIRQIEYASNASRIYERSAELAAGSSIGWFRILTEYESDESFLQEIKLKGIRNSLSVYCDPKAELPTREDAGYLFITEQIARDEFDEAYPGKSASDVEVDGTTDGLEHWQEGDKVVVAEYFWKEPVSREIVLLADGSVVDAEDFVAPMPAIKRRKVNTHKVMWSKISGQDVLEGPQEMPSRFIPVVAVTGEEWHVGDRVHRSSVIRYAKDAQQMYNYWRSAQTEFAGMQPKAPYLVTAKQIAGLEQFWNEANSRNRPYLPYNPDEKAPGAPQRATPPISSQAMLEQVMGAAEDMKATTGIYDSALGQSSNEKSGVAIRQRQMESDVSTSIYSDNMAEAIATAGRILVDMIPKIYDTKRNVRILGKDDAEKMTTINDQQIALSPDGQAVAVPVNDLTVGKYDIRVNVGPNYATKRQETAEGMLEFIRVVPGAAQVTGDLIADAMDWPNADQFAERLKKGLPPQFRDPDDMTPEEQQQMQAAMQQQAQQAQAQQAAMQIEMRKAGAEATEAEADAQKAQFEVMNEQLELAAKNGQLNAAVSQLVQAEVARALSMMAAQQQQGPAPIF; encoded by the coding sequence ATGACAAACGACAAGATCTTGAAGCTGGCGCGGAGCCGGATGGCCGAGGCGATTGAAGCAGATCGAGAGAACCGCGAGGAAGCGCTTGACGATCTGGAAAAGCTGGTTGGCAAACAGTGGCCGGATGATATCCGCAAAGAGCGCGAGGCCGAGGGCAAGCCTTGTTTGACCATGAACCGCATGCCTCAGTTTGTGCGCCAAGTCACAGGCGATATCCGCCGGATGAACCCGGCAATCAATGTGATGCCCGCCGATGAGGGTGCCAGCAGCGAAACCGCCGAGATCTACGAAGGCCTGATCCGGCAAATCGAATATGCCAGCAACGCCAGCCGCATCTATGAACGGTCGGCAGAACTGGCGGCCGGGTCTTCCATCGGTTGGTTCCGCATCTTGACGGAATACGAGAGCGACGAAAGCTTTCTGCAAGAGATCAAGCTGAAGGGAATTCGCAACTCCCTCAGCGTCTATTGCGACCCCAAGGCTGAGCTGCCAACCCGCGAGGATGCCGGTTACCTGTTTATCACAGAGCAGATCGCGCGCGATGAGTTTGACGAGGCATACCCCGGCAAGTCTGCGTCTGATGTTGAGGTCGATGGCACCACAGACGGCCTTGAGCACTGGCAGGAAGGCGACAAGGTAGTCGTCGCTGAGTACTTCTGGAAAGAGCCGGTCAGCCGCGAGATCGTGCTTTTGGCTGATGGTTCAGTTGTTGATGCCGAGGACTTCGTTGCACCCATGCCCGCAATTAAGCGCCGCAAGGTCAACACCCACAAGGTCATGTGGTCCAAGATAAGCGGTCAGGACGTCCTAGAGGGGCCGCAGGAGATGCCGTCCCGGTTCATTCCTGTCGTCGCCGTCACTGGTGAGGAATGGCACGTCGGTGACCGCGTTCACCGGTCCAGCGTGATCCGCTACGCCAAAGACGCGCAGCAGATGTACAACTACTGGCGTTCAGCTCAAACAGAGTTCGCCGGGATGCAACCTAAGGCGCCGTATCTGGTCACTGCAAAGCAGATTGCAGGCCTTGAACAGTTCTGGAATGAGGCCAATTCAAGGAACCGGCCATACCTCCCTTACAATCCCGACGAGAAGGCCCCTGGCGCACCGCAGCGCGCTACGCCTCCTATCAGCTCTCAGGCCATGCTTGAGCAGGTCATGGGCGCGGCTGAGGATATGAAGGCCACGACGGGTATCTATGACAGCGCCTTGGGCCAGTCGAGCAACGAGAAATCAGGTGTCGCAATTCGTCAGCGACAGATGGAAAGCGACGTTTCGACCTCGATTTATTCCGACAACATGGCAGAGGCCATCGCCACCGCCGGTCGTATTCTGGTCGATATGATCCCCAAGATCTACGACACCAAGCGCAACGTTCGTATTCTCGGCAAGGATGACGCTGAGAAGATGACGACAATCAACGACCAGCAGATTGCGCTTTCGCCAGACGGGCAGGCCGTCGCAGTGCCGGTGAATGATTTGACGGTCGGCAAGTATGACATCCGCGTCAATGTCGGGCCAAACTACGCCACCAAGCGTCAGGAAACCGCTGAGGGCATGCTGGAGTTCATCCGCGTTGTTCCGGGCGCAGCTCAGGTCACAGGGGATCTTATCGCGGACGCCATGGATTGGCCGAACGCTGATCAGTTTGCCGAGCGCCTGAAGAAGGGTCTGCCGCCCCAGTTCCGCGACCCTGACGATATGACGCCAGAAGAACAGCAGCAAATGCAGGCGGCCATGCAGCAACAAGCGCAACAGGCGCAGGCTCAACAGGCCGCGATGCAGATCGAAATGCGCAAGGCGGGAGCCGAGGCCACCGAGGCTGAGGCCGACGCTCAGAAAGCGCAGTTTGAAGTCATGAACGAACAACTCGAATTGGCCGCCAAGAACGGTCAACTGAACGCAGCGGTATCCCAGCTTGTGCAAGCGGAGGTCGCGCGGGCGCTGTCGATGATGGCGGCGCAACAGCAGCAGGGGCCAGCCCCCATTTTCTAA
- a CDS encoding AAA family ATPase, whose amino-acid sequence MTEEAQVAPEAEAAPEAVTPEADQASEATGNTEGQTEGQPAEVEGAEPEPEDKSDRTTRNQRRKAQMDRVKQEAKDAQDRAAKLQAELDRVRGVESNRPNAEDFQDHDEYLAELSAYKAEQRLKDRQVKDLERETEESTKQTQALHQKQVEEAFGNLAAQFDDARTRYADFDAVARDNSVPISQDMAYFMGLSDNGADVAYYLGSNKELAADLAAMPAPELAGAMRMLERTVKAQTPKPRTTTTAPDPVTPLKGGAGVSKDPSKMSAAEYRAWREAGGTH is encoded by the coding sequence ATGACGGAAGAAGCGCAGGTTGCCCCCGAAGCGGAGGCAGCCCCAGAAGCCGTGACCCCTGAGGCAGATCAGGCGTCGGAAGCGACGGGAAACACAGAAGGGCAGACTGAGGGTCAGCCCGCCGAGGTGGAAGGCGCAGAGCCGGAACCCGAGGATAAGAGTGATCGCACAACGCGGAACCAGCGCCGAAAGGCACAGATGGACCGCGTGAAGCAGGAGGCCAAAGACGCGCAGGACCGAGCCGCCAAATTGCAGGCAGAGCTTGACCGCGTCAGAGGTGTTGAGAGCAACCGGCCCAACGCTGAAGACTTCCAGGACCACGACGAATATCTTGCGGAATTGTCGGCCTACAAGGCTGAGCAACGCTTGAAAGACCGTCAAGTCAAGGATCTTGAGCGCGAGACCGAGGAAAGCACAAAGCAGACGCAGGCACTGCATCAAAAGCAAGTTGAGGAAGCCTTTGGAAATCTGGCTGCCCAATTCGATGACGCCCGCACCCGCTATGCAGACTTTGACGCCGTGGCCCGCGACAACAGTGTGCCGATCAGTCAGGACATGGCCTATTTCATGGGCCTATCCGACAATGGCGCTGACGTTGCCTATTACCTTGGCAGCAACAAGGAATTGGCGGCTGATCTTGCAGCTATGCCAGCGCCCGAACTCGCAGGGGCCATGCGGATGCTTGAACGCACCGTGAAGGCGCAGACGCCAAAGCCCCGCACCACAACCACAGCACCGGACCCGGTTACGCCCCTGAAAGGCGGTGCGGGTGTCAGCAAAGACCCCTCAAAAATGTCGGCAGCGGAGTACCGCGCTTGGCGTGAGGCCGGTGGAACCCACTAA
- a CDS encoding phage terminase large subunit, producing the protein MSKLTIDTAEVFTPLLEAARYKGAHGGRGSGKSQFFGGLAVEDAVAAPGDMGEGLRMVCIREVQKSLKHSAKSLIESKLREHGLDESQGFKAYNDVIKTPKDGLIIFQGMQDHTADSIKSLEGFHRAWVEEAQTLSAFSMSLLRPTIRWEDPGRGLKSELWFGWNPRRKIDPVDQLLRGAALPTGAAVVQANWKHNPWFPSVLEAERQDCLRDTPDQYDHIWGGGYATVFSGAYFAHLLSQARADRRIGRVNADPLLSVRAYWDIGGTGAKADATSIWIVQFVGREIRVLNYYEAQGQPLATHVNWLRDNGYGGCMCVLPHDGSAQDKVHDASYEKALQDAEFETLVIPNQGKGAASKRVEAVRRLLPNCYFNAEATEAGLDALGWYHEKRDEARNIGLGPEHDWSSHAADAFGLMAIAYEEHTAPAPDVSKFYSSAGGKGFLAT; encoded by the coding sequence GTCTTTACCCCGCTTCTGGAGGCAGCCCGATACAAGGGCGCGCACGGCGGGCGAGGCTCTGGCAAATCGCAGTTCTTTGGCGGCCTGGCAGTCGAGGATGCAGTCGCGGCGCCTGGTGACATGGGCGAGGGGCTTCGGATGGTATGCATCCGCGAGGTCCAGAAGTCACTAAAGCATTCGGCCAAGAGCCTGATTGAAAGCAAACTGCGGGAACACGGACTTGACGAAAGCCAAGGCTTCAAAGCCTACAACGACGTAATCAAAACCCCCAAAGACGGCCTGATCATCTTTCAGGGGATGCAAGACCACACAGCGGACAGCATCAAGTCCCTTGAGGGATTTCACCGCGCATGGGTGGAGGAGGCGCAAACTCTTTCTGCGTTCTCGATGAGCCTTCTGCGACCTACGATCCGTTGGGAAGATCCGGGCCGGGGGTTGAAATCGGAACTCTGGTTCGGCTGGAACCCTCGGCGCAAGATTGACCCTGTAGACCAGCTCCTGCGCGGTGCCGCGCTCCCGACCGGCGCAGCAGTGGTTCAGGCGAACTGGAAGCACAACCCGTGGTTTCCCAGCGTCCTTGAGGCTGAGCGTCAAGACTGCCTGAGGGACACACCAGATCAATACGACCACATCTGGGGGGGCGGGTATGCGACCGTGTTCAGCGGCGCCTATTTCGCGCACCTTCTCAGTCAAGCCCGCGCAGACCGCCGTATTGGCCGGGTGAACGCAGATCCGCTGCTGAGTGTCCGGGCATATTGGGACATTGGTGGCACCGGGGCAAAGGCGGACGCGACCTCGATCTGGATTGTTCAGTTCGTGGGGCGTGAAATCAGGGTGCTGAACTACTACGAGGCGCAAGGCCAGCCTCTTGCAACACATGTCAACTGGTTGCGGGACAACGGATATGGCGGCTGCATGTGCGTCTTGCCGCATGATGGCAGCGCGCAGGACAAAGTGCATGACGCCTCCTACGAAAAGGCGCTGCAGGACGCTGAGTTTGAAACCCTAGTGATCCCAAACCAAGGCAAGGGTGCCGCAAGCAAGCGGGTCGAGGCCGTTCGTCGCCTTCTGCCCAACTGCTACTTCAACGCAGAAGCCACCGAAGCCGGCTTGGACGCGCTCGGCTGGTATCACGAGAAGCGGGACGAGGCGCGGAATATCGGCCTTGGACCCGAACACGACTGGTCTTCGCACGCTGCCGACGCGTTCGGCCTGATGGCGATAGCCTACGAGGAGCATACGGCCCCTGCGCCTGATGTGTCCAAATTCTACAGCAGCGCAGGCGGCAAAGGGTTCTTGGCAACATGA
- a CDS encoding P22 phage major capsid protein family protein produces the protein MANDFYTTDKILKEAIMLLENELVMGNAVHTDLQGQAPGGAEKVGNTISIRRPTQYQGQADDIDITGYREDIEQATIPITLDKTHTVPVQIGALERTFDFNRFSEDILKPAMITMKDRVEAHIASKYSDFYHFSGTPGTVPSTFKDLGRVGAILTDGAVSNSGRVAFHGTDASLELADGLKGVYVQGKAKTAFEEATIGRYGGFTNYQTVYAPTHTVGNHGGTPLVNGASQNVTYAAAKQSFSSPLVTDGWAASRTGLLKKGDIITIAGVNAVNPVSKEDTGRLQTFVVKADVNSDGSGNATVQLSPPLVTSGAYQTVSAAPADNAAITVKTGSANGVHKQSMLLNPKAIALVTRPLDIPNGSGVKTTTKSGEKVTISCTEFVDGNTLAQTFRFDILYKAETVDARLGARLTS, from the coding sequence ATGGCAAACGACTTCTACACTACCGACAAGATCCTTAAGGAAGCGATCATGCTCCTTGAGAATGAGCTGGTCATGGGCAACGCTGTCCACACCGACTTGCAAGGGCAGGCTCCCGGAGGCGCGGAGAAGGTCGGCAACACGATCAGCATTCGCCGCCCGACACAGTACCAGGGCCAAGCGGATGATATCGACATCACAGGCTACCGCGAAGATATCGAGCAGGCCACGATCCCGATTACCCTGGACAAGACGCACACCGTCCCGGTCCAGATCGGGGCGCTTGAGCGGACCTTTGACTTCAACCGGTTTTCTGAGGATATCCTGAAACCAGCTATGATCACGATGAAAGATCGGGTGGAAGCGCATATCGCGTCGAAATACTCCGACTTCTATCACTTCTCCGGCACTCCTGGCACCGTCCCGTCCACATTTAAGGATTTGGGCCGAGTTGGGGCAATCCTCACCGATGGCGCGGTCTCGAACTCTGGCCGCGTTGCGTTCCACGGCACGGACGCGTCTCTTGAGCTGGCCGATGGGCTGAAGGGTGTCTATGTCCAAGGCAAGGCCAAGACCGCCTTTGAAGAGGCAACCATCGGACGTTACGGCGGTTTTACCAACTATCAGACCGTCTACGCGCCGACGCACACTGTTGGCAACCATGGCGGCACCCCGCTGGTGAACGGTGCGTCCCAAAACGTGACTTATGCAGCTGCGAAACAGAGCTTTTCGTCTCCTCTGGTCACTGATGGATGGGCGGCGTCTCGCACAGGTCTTCTCAAGAAGGGCGATATCATCACTATCGCTGGCGTGAACGCGGTCAACCCGGTCTCGAAAGAGGACACCGGACGCCTTCAGACCTTCGTGGTGAAAGCCGATGTGAACTCTGACGGCTCTGGCAATGCGACAGTTCAACTGTCACCGCCCCTTGTGACTTCCGGTGCGTATCAGACCGTTTCTGCCGCTCCGGCGGACAACGCCGCGATTACCGTCAAGACCGGCTCTGCCAATGGCGTCCACAAGCAGTCCATGCTTCTGAACCCTAAGGCGATTGCGCTTGTCACGCGGCCTTTGGACATCCCCAACGGCTCCGGTGTCAAAACCACGACCAAGTCGGGCGAAAAGGTCACAATCTCCTGCACGGAATTTGTTGACGGTAACACTCTGGCCCAGACCTTCCGTTTTGACATCCTTTACAAGGCCGAAACCGTTGATGCTCGCCTCGGTGCGCGCCTGACTAGCTAA